The following coding sequences are from one Pusillimonas sp. DMV24BSW_D window:
- the rfbA gene encoding glucose-1-phosphate thymidylyltransferase RfbA — MKAIILAGGAGSRLYPLTQVSSKQLQAVFDKPMIYYPLTVLMASGVRELCVISTPDDLPRYRRLLGDGGQWGISVEYREQAKPEGIAQAFLIAGDFIGSDNVILMLGDNIFSGGDDFPRAVSSFSDGATIFAYHVKDPERYGVVEFDRAGKAISIEEKPQHPKSSYAVPGVYIYDNTVLDIARNIKPSARGELEITDVNLEYLKQGKLLVHRLSRGFAWLDAGTSTALHEASSYIEAIERRQGIKIGCPEEAALVRGFITIDQFHALIKNMPVCEYSDYLRGVADEWHRLQGDGQ, encoded by the coding sequence ATGAAAGCAATTATCCTTGCAGGCGGCGCTGGCTCGCGTCTCTACCCGCTTACCCAGGTATCCAGCAAACAGCTGCAGGCAGTATTTGATAAACCCATGATCTACTATCCTTTGACTGTATTGATGGCTTCAGGCGTGCGGGAACTATGCGTCATTTCAACACCCGACGATTTACCTCGTTACAGAAGATTGCTCGGAGATGGGGGGCAATGGGGAATATCTGTTGAATACCGCGAACAGGCTAAACCAGAAGGAATCGCCCAGGCATTTCTAATAGCCGGAGACTTTATCGGTTCTGATAACGTTATTCTGATGCTTGGCGACAACATCTTCTCCGGCGGTGATGACTTTCCGCGCGCCGTGTCGAGCTTTTCGGATGGCGCCACTATATTTGCTTATCACGTTAAAGATCCAGAGCGTTATGGTGTTGTCGAGTTCGACCGCGCTGGTAAAGCCATTTCTATCGAAGAAAAGCCGCAACACCCAAAAAGCAGCTATGCGGTACCAGGCGTATATATATACGACAATACTGTTTTAGATATTGCCAGAAACATCAAGCCCTCGGCTCGCGGGGAACTTGAAATCACAGATGTGAATCTGGAATACCTTAAGCAAGGTAAGCTACTGGTCCACCGTTTAAGCCGAGGTTTTGCATGGCTCGACGCGGGTACAAGCACAGCACTTCATGAAGCTTCATCGTATATTGAAGCAATCGAGCGACGCCAGGGTATCAAAATCGGTTGCCCGGAAGAGGCTGCACTGGTTAGAGGGTTTATTACAATTGACCAGTTTCATGCTCTGATCAAAAATATGCCGGTGTGCGAATACAGCGATTATTTACGCGGCGTGGCAGATGAATGGCACAGGCTTCAAGGGGACGGGCAATGA
- the rffA gene encoding dTDP-4-amino-4,6-dideoxygalactose transaminase: MTQKIQFNRPFMTGKELQYITQAKTEYMLAGDGPFTKRCHAWIEQYSGCNKALLTHSCTAALEMAALLLDIVPGDEIIMPSYTFVSTANAFVLRGGVPVFVDIREDTLNLDERLIEAAITPRTRAIVPVHYAGVACEMDSILEIARRHHLHVVEDAAQGVMATYKGQPLGGIGNLGTYSFHETKNVISGEGGALLVNDPSLSLRAEIIREKGTDRSRFFRGEVDKYTWQEVGSSFLPGEIIAAFLWAQLEDAKKITQERLTIWQRYHDLIAPLEAKGVLRRPIIPGDCGHNAHMYYVILAPEVDRQHVLSELKKSNIFSVFHYVPLHSSPAGKRYGRTHGELAITNQQSERLIRLPLWVGLTEEQQIHIANILSRAIG; the protein is encoded by the coding sequence ATGACCCAAAAAATCCAGTTCAATCGCCCTTTTATGACGGGCAAAGAACTGCAATACATTACCCAGGCCAAGACTGAATATATGCTGGCTGGCGACGGTCCATTTACGAAACGTTGCCATGCATGGATTGAACAATATAGTGGTTGCAATAAGGCATTGCTTACACACTCGTGCACAGCCGCCTTGGAAATGGCCGCACTGTTGTTGGACATCGTACCCGGTGATGAAATTATCATGCCCTCGTACACATTCGTGTCCACGGCAAATGCGTTTGTACTGCGCGGCGGCGTTCCGGTGTTCGTGGATATCCGTGAAGATACGCTGAATCTTGATGAGCGCCTGATTGAAGCAGCCATTACGCCCAGAACGCGTGCCATTGTGCCGGTTCATTATGCGGGCGTTGCTTGTGAAATGGATTCCATACTGGAGATTGCCAGGCGGCATCATCTTCACGTTGTAGAGGATGCGGCGCAAGGTGTCATGGCAACTTACAAAGGCCAGCCATTGGGCGGTATCGGCAATCTGGGAACATACAGTTTTCACGAGACAAAGAATGTTATTTCCGGCGAGGGCGGAGCCTTGCTGGTGAATGACCCTTCCTTGTCATTGCGCGCAGAAATTATTCGCGAAAAAGGCACTGACCGTAGCCGCTTCTTTCGGGGCGAAGTGGATAAGTACACATGGCAAGAGGTGGGCTCTTCATTTTTACCCGGCGAAATTATCGCTGCCTTTCTTTGGGCTCAACTTGAAGATGCAAAAAAAATTACGCAGGAACGACTTACCATTTGGCAACGCTACCATGATCTGATCGCCCCACTTGAAGCCAAAGGCGTTTTGCGACGCCCCATTATTCCAGGCGATTGTGGACACAACGCCCATATGTACTATGTGATACTGGCGCCGGAAGTGGATAGGCAACATGTGCTTTCAGAGCTGAAGAAAAGCAATATCTTTTCAGTCTTTCACTATGTGCCGTTGCACTCATCACCGGCGGGCAAACGGTATGGACGCACACACGGAGAATTGGCAATAACAAACCAACAATCGGAAAGGTTGATTCGCTTACCGCTGTGGGTGGGGCTAACCGAAGAACAACAAATTCATATTGCCAACATATTGTCCAGAGCAATTGGCTAA